One region of Erythrolamprus reginae isolate rEryReg1 chromosome 8, rEryReg1.hap1, whole genome shotgun sequence genomic DNA includes:
- the MORN5 gene encoding MORN repeat-containing protein 5 isoform X3 — protein MKDGMFHGKGTLYFPSGSKYEGIWSNGICVEGKYTFDDGLEYKDNKWHYCDGYDRRFYTEICNGLKPAGISQLTNLDPPRVIPPGCYDCGDGFYNPNTRVVVDYRHRFLRNADDDEHDWIVKTCRKGWDECVGFKPKRSAGLPLPSEKSPAPSLSPEAISGNGETIARGYGPGSYQVGKGDALGGGFVFI, from the exons ATGAAGGACGGGATGTTCCACGGGAAAGGAACGCTGTACTTTCCCAGCGGAAGCAAATATGAAGGGATATGGAGCAACGGCATCTGTGTGGAG GGGAAATACACCTTTGATGACGGTTTGGAATACAAAGACAATAAATGGCATTACTGCGACGGCTACGACAGGAGATTTTATACGGAAATCTGCAATGGCCTGAAGCCGGCAG GGATTTCCCAGCTGACCAACCTGGATCCCCCACGGGTCATCCCCCCCGGCTGCTACGACTGTGGAGATGGCTTCTACAACCCGAACACCAGGGTGGTTGTGGACTACCGGCACCGCTTTCTGAGAAATGCAG ATGACGATGAACACGACTGGATTGTGAAGACTTGCCGCAAAGGCTGGGACGAATGCGTTGGCTTCAAGCCGAAGAG GTCGGCCGGCCTCCCCCTGCCGAGCGAAAAGAGCCCAGCGCCTTCCCTTTCACCGGAGGCGATAAGTGGGAATGGTGAGACAATTGCCCGCGGTTACGGTCCTGGTTCCTACCAGGTTGGCAAGGGGGATGCCCTTGGGGGtgggtttgtttttatttag
- the MORN5 gene encoding MORN repeat-containing protein 5 isoform X1, producing MQYTGSFYRGQRVNGRLEGTGTYTLPTDTKYQGEMKDGMFHGKGTLYFPSGSKYEGIWSNGICVEGKYTFDDGLEYKDNKWHYCDGYDRRFYTEICNGLKPAGISQLTNLDPPRVIPPGCYDCGDGFYNPNTRVVVDYRHRFLRNADDDEHDWIVKTCRKGWDECVGFKPKRSAGLPLPSEKSPAPSLSPEAISGNGETIARGYGPGSYQVGKGDALGGGFVFI from the exons ATGCAGTACACGGGCAGCTTCTACCGCGGGCAGCGCGTCAATGGCAG GTTGGAAGGGACGGGCACCTACACCCTCCCCACCGACACCAAGTACCAGGGCGAGATGAAGGACGGGATGTTCCACGGGAAAGGAACGCTGTACTTTCCCAGCGGAAGCAAATATGAAGGGATATGGAGCAACGGCATCTGTGTGGAG GGGAAATACACCTTTGATGACGGTTTGGAATACAAAGACAATAAATGGCATTACTGCGACGGCTACGACAGGAGATTTTATACGGAAATCTGCAATGGCCTGAAGCCGGCAG GGATTTCCCAGCTGACCAACCTGGATCCCCCACGGGTCATCCCCCCCGGCTGCTACGACTGTGGAGATGGCTTCTACAACCCGAACACCAGGGTGGTTGTGGACTACCGGCACCGCTTTCTGAGAAATGCAG ATGACGATGAACACGACTGGATTGTGAAGACTTGCCGCAAAGGCTGGGACGAATGCGTTGGCTTCAAGCCGAAGAG GTCGGCCGGCCTCCCCCTGCCGAGCGAAAAGAGCCCAGCGCCTTCCCTTTCACCGGAGGCGATAAGTGGGAATGGTGAGACAATTGCCCGCGGTTACGGTCCTGGTTCCTACCAGGTTGGCAAGGGGGATGCCCTTGGGGGtgggtttgtttttatttag
- the NDUFA8 gene encoding LOW QUALITY PROTEIN: NADH dehydrogenase [ubiquinone] 1 alpha subcomplex subunit 8 (The sequence of the model RefSeq protein was modified relative to this genomic sequence to represent the inferred CDS: inserted 1 base in 1 codon; deleted 1 base in 1 codon), with protein sequence MSGVIEIPLAEELDIPEIPVGSAVLKAGAHHYGSQCDQINKEFMLCRWEERDPRKCLKEGRAVSQCALDFFKQVKLHCAEPFNQYWNCVDNCNMLKLRHCRKQQAAFDDCVFEKLGWVRPELGQLSQTTKVKTDRPSAENPCHSRPRPTPNLPTEGEYKPAKYGNRXYIWSW encoded by the exons ATGTCGGGGGTGATAGAGATACCCTTGGCCGAGGAGCTGGACATTCCGGAG ATACCGGTTGGCTCTGCTGTCCTGAAGGCGGGGGCCCACCACTACGGCTCCCAGTGTGACCAGATCAACAAGGAGTTCATGCTGTGCCGCTGGGAGGAGAGAGACCCACGGAAGTGCTTGAAGGAAGGCCGGGCCGTCAGCCAGTGCGCCCTGGATTTTTTCAA GCAGGTCAAGCTGCATTGTGCCGAGCCCTTCAACCAGTACTGGAACTGTGTGGACAACTGCAACATGTTGAAGCTGCGGCACTGTCGGAAGCAGCAGGCGGCCTTCGATGACTGCGTGTTCGAGAAGCTGGGCTGGGTGAGGCCAGAGCTGGGCCAGCTGTCACAG ACCACTAAAGTGAAGACCGAC CGCCCCTCCGCCGAGAACCCCTGCCATTCCCGGCCGAGACCAACCCCCAACCTGCCAACGGAAGGCGAATACAAGCCTGCGAAATACGGCAACC GGTACATCTGGAGTTGGTAG
- the MORN5 gene encoding MORN repeat-containing protein 5 isoform X2 — protein MQYTGSFYRGQRVNGRLEGTGTYTLPTDTKYQGEMKDGMFHGKGTLYFPSGSKYEGIWSNGICVEGKYTFDDGLEYKDNKWHYCDGYDRRFYTEICNGLKPAGISQLTNLDPPRVIPPGCYDCGDGFYNPNTRVVVDYRHRFLRNADDDEHDWIVKTCRKGWDECVGFKPKRSAGLPLPSEKSPAPSLSPEAISGNGPEAKEERPPEESRSQEKGADLG, from the exons ATGCAGTACACGGGCAGCTTCTACCGCGGGCAGCGCGTCAATGGCAG GTTGGAAGGGACGGGCACCTACACCCTCCCCACCGACACCAAGTACCAGGGCGAGATGAAGGACGGGATGTTCCACGGGAAAGGAACGCTGTACTTTCCCAGCGGAAGCAAATATGAAGGGATATGGAGCAACGGCATCTGTGTGGAG GGGAAATACACCTTTGATGACGGTTTGGAATACAAAGACAATAAATGGCATTACTGCGACGGCTACGACAGGAGATTTTATACGGAAATCTGCAATGGCCTGAAGCCGGCAG GGATTTCCCAGCTGACCAACCTGGATCCCCCACGGGTCATCCCCCCCGGCTGCTACGACTGTGGAGATGGCTTCTACAACCCGAACACCAGGGTGGTTGTGGACTACCGGCACCGCTTTCTGAGAAATGCAG ATGACGATGAACACGACTGGATTGTGAAGACTTGCCGCAAAGGCTGGGACGAATGCGTTGGCTTCAAGCCGAAGAG GTCGGCCGGCCTCCCCCTGCCGAGCGAAAAGAGCCCAGCGCCTTCCCTTTCACCGGAGGCGATAAGTGGGAATG GTCCCGAGGCCAAGGAGGAGAGGCCGCCGGAGGAATCCCGAAGCCAAGAAAAGGGAGCCGACCTTGGTTGA